Sequence from the Natronomonas marina genome:
ATCGAGTCCATGGACGAACTCGAAGAGGCGGTCGAGGCCGTCGGCGGCCTCCCCGTCATCGCCCGCACCGCCTACACGCTGGGCGGCTCCGGCTCCGGCGTCGTCGACGACATGGACGAACTCCGCGAAATCGTCCGCAAGGGCTTCCAGCTCTCCCGGAACCACGAGGTCCAGATCACCGAGTCCATCGCCGGCTGGGTCGAACTGGAGTACGAGGTGATGCGGGACGCCGACGACTCCTGTATCATCATCTGCAACATGGAGAACATCGACCCGATGGGCATCCACACCGGCGAGTCGACGGTCGTCACCCCGTCGCAGGTCATCCCCGACGAGGCCCACCAGGAGATGCGGGACTCGGCGCTGAAGGTCATCCGCGAACTCGGCATCCAGGGCGGCTGTAATATCCAGCACGCCTGGCGCGACGACGGGACGCCCTCCGGCGAGTACCGCGTCGTCGAGGTCAACCCCCGCGTCTCCCGCTCGTCGGCTTTGGCCTCGAAGGCGACCGGGTATCCCATCGCCCGCGTCACCGCCAAGGTGGCGATGGGCAAGCGCCTCCACGAGATAGACAACGAGATTACCGGCGAGACCACCGCCGCCTTCGAACCCGCCATCGACTACGTGGTCACGAAGGTGCCGCGGTGGCCCAAGGACAAGTTCTCCGACGTCGAGTTCGAGTTGGGCCCGGCGATGAAGTCGACGGGCGAGGCGATGTCCATCGGCCGGACCTTCGAGGAGTCGCTGCTGAAGGCGCTGCGCTCCTCGGAGTACGACCCGGCCGTCGACTGGACGACCGTCGACGACGAGGAACTCGAGTCGGCGTACCTCGAGACGCCGACGCCGGACCGCCCGTACGCGATGTTCGAGGCCTTCGACCGCGGCTACTCCGTCGAGGAGGTCGTCGAGTCGACCGGGATCTACGAGTGGTACGTCGAGCGGTTCAAGCGCATCGCCGAGGCCGCCGACGCCGCACAGGACGGCGACTTCCAGACCGCCGCCGACGCCGGCTTCACGAACCAGGAGGTCACCGCCATCGCCGGCGGGGAGTTCAACGACACCCACGCCTCCTGGATACCCTCGGAGGTCGACGACGGCGACGACGAGGAGGGCCAGCGCCTCGAACCCGACGGCGGCGAGGCGGGCGGGGTCGCGTCCGGCGACGTCACCGTCGACGACGTCGAGGACGCGACCTCCCGGCGGACGTACAAACAGGTCGACACCTGCGCCGGCGAGTTCCGCGCCTCCACGCCGTACTACTACTCGGCGCGTGAACCGCCGACGGGCCAGGGCGCGAGCGAGGTCCAGGTCGACCGCGACGTCGAGTCGGTCGTGGTGGTCGGCGGCGGTCCCATCCGCATCGGGCAGGGCGTCGAGTTCGACTACTGTGCCGTCCACGCCGTCCGTGCCCTCCGGGAGGTCGGCATCGACGCCCACGTCGTCAACAACAACCCCGAGACGGTCTCGACGGACTACGACACCTCCGACGGCCTGTTCTTCGAGCCCATCACCGCCGAGGAGGTCGCCGACATCGTCGAGGAGACCGACGCCGACGGGGTGATGGTCCAGTTCGGCGGCCAGACCTCCGTCAACGTCGGCGAACCGCTCGAGGACGAACTCCGGCGCCGCGACCTCGACTGTGAAATCATGGGCACCTCAGTCGAGGCGATGGACCTCGCGGAGGACCGCGACCGGTTCAACGAACTGATGGACGAGCTTGGAATCAGCCAGCCGGAGGGCGGCACCGCGACCAGCGAGAGCGAGGCGCTGGAGCTGGCCCACGACATCGGCTATCCCGTCCTCGTCCGGCCCTCCTACGTGCTGGGCGGCCGCGCGATGGACGTCGTCTACTCCGACGAGGAACTGCAGGAGTACATCGAGGAGGCGGTTCGCGTCGCGCCGGACAAGCCCATCCTCGTCGACGAGTTCCTCGCCGACGCCGTCGAACTCGACGTCGACGCGGTGGCCGACGGCGACGACGTCCTCATCGGCGGCATCATGGAGCACGTCGAGGCCGCCGGCGTCCACTCCGGCGACTCCGCGTGCATGATTCCGCCGCGGTCGCTGTCACAGGAGACGCTGGAGCGCGTCCGCGAGGTGACCCTCGAAATCGCGCGCGCGCTGGACACCGTCGGCCTGCTGAACGTCCAGCTGGCCGTGCGTGACGGCGAGGTGTACGTCCTGGAGGCCAACCCCCGTTCCTCGCGGACCGTCCCGTTCGTCTCGAAGGCGACTGGCGTCCCCATCGCCAAACTGGCAGCGAAGGTGATGGCCGGCCAGACGCTCGACGAACTCCGCGTCCACGAGCAGGTCCCCGAGCACGTCTCCGTCAAGGAGGTCGTGCTCCCGTTCGACCGCCTGCCGGGGTCGGACCCCCGGCTCGGTCCCGAGATGAAGTCCACCGGCGAGGTGATGGGCACCGCCCGCTCGTTCGGCAAGGCCTACCTGAAGGCGCAGTCGTCGACCGGCAAGCCCATCCCGACGGAGGGCACCGCCGTCGTCGACCTCGAGACGCTGCGCGGGATGTCCCAGAAGAACGAGGACATCTCCGACATCCGGGAGGGCGCCGAACGCCACTTCGACGTCTACGAGAAAGAGGACTTCGAGGACCTGCCCCAGGCGCTCCGGGACGGCGAGGTCGATGTCATCTTCTCGCGTGACCGCGACGTGCTGGAGGTCGCCGTCGAGGAGACCATCACCTACTTCTCGACGGTGCCGAGCGCCCGCGCCGCCATCGAGGCCATCGAGACGCAGGACGAACCGCTCGACGTGATGGCGCTGTCCGAGCGGCCGACCGAGCGGCGCAACTGGGGCGAGTAGGCCCGGGGGCGGCCGCCCCGGTCGGACGGCTATCTGTCGCCGAACACCAGCGTCGACGCCAGCACCAGCGCCGCCGCCGCGAACCCGGCGAACAGCAGGAAGACGGTGGCGGGGGTGCTGTAGGTGAGGACGACCCCCGCGAGCGACGCGCCGAGGGCGCCGACGCCGAAGATTGCCAGGTACGTGTAGCCAAAGGAGAGGCCGCGCCGGTCCGGCGGCGAGTACGCCGCGATGGTGGCCTGGCTG
This genomic interval carries:
- the carB gene encoding carbamoyl-phosphate synthase large subunit codes for the protein MTDDEDRTILLIGSGPIQIGQAAEFDYSGAQACRALQEEGARVVLVNSNPATIMTDPEMADKVYVEPITPEAIAEVVREEKPDGVIAGLGGQTGLNVTAELAEQGVLDEHDVDIMGTPLDTIYATEDRELFRERMRKIDEPVCRSETIESMDELEEAVEAVGGLPVIARTAYTLGGSGSGVVDDMDELREIVRKGFQLSRNHEVQITESIAGWVELEYEVMRDADDSCIIICNMENIDPMGIHTGESTVVTPSQVIPDEAHQEMRDSALKVIRELGIQGGCNIQHAWRDDGTPSGEYRVVEVNPRVSRSSALASKATGYPIARVTAKVAMGKRLHEIDNEITGETTAAFEPAIDYVVTKVPRWPKDKFSDVEFELGPAMKSTGEAMSIGRTFEESLLKALRSSEYDPAVDWTTVDDEELESAYLETPTPDRPYAMFEAFDRGYSVEEVVESTGIYEWYVERFKRIAEAADAAQDGDFQTAADAGFTNQEVTAIAGGEFNDTHASWIPSEVDDGDDEEGQRLEPDGGEAGGVASGDVTVDDVEDATSRRTYKQVDTCAGEFRASTPYYYSAREPPTGQGASEVQVDRDVESVVVVGGGPIRIGQGVEFDYCAVHAVRALREVGIDAHVVNNNPETVSTDYDTSDGLFFEPITAEEVADIVEETDADGVMVQFGGQTSVNVGEPLEDELRRRDLDCEIMGTSVEAMDLAEDRDRFNELMDELGISQPEGGTATSESEALELAHDIGYPVLVRPSYVLGGRAMDVVYSDEELQEYIEEAVRVAPDKPILVDEFLADAVELDVDAVADGDDVLIGGIMEHVEAAGVHSGDSACMIPPRSLSQETLERVREVTLEIARALDTVGLLNVQLAVRDGEVYVLEANPRSSRTVPFVSKATGVPIAKLAAKVMAGQTLDELRVHEQVPEHVSVKEVVLPFDRLPGSDPRLGPEMKSTGEVMGTARSFGKAYLKAQSSTGKPIPTEGTAVVDLETLRGMSQKNEDISDIREGAERHFDVYEKEDFEDLPQALRDGEVDVIFSRDRDVLEVAVEETITYFSTVPSARAAIEAIETQDEPLDVMALSERPTERRNWGE